The genomic region TATTAAACGTTTTCTTGATAAAGATGGATTGATATTAGGTATTTGTAACGGATTTCAGGGATTGATAAAATCTGGATTATTACCTTATGGTAAAGTTTGCTTGAGGAATTATAAATCTCCTACGCTTACTTATAATAAAATAGAAAAACATATATCTCAGTGTGTTCATATAAAAGTGATTTCTGATCAATCTCCATGGTTAAATGGGATGAAAAATAGAATATATACTCTTCCCATATCTCATAGTGAAGGTCGATTTTATGCAAGCAAAGAAATAACAAATATTTTATTTCGAAAAAATCAAATCGCAACACAGTATGTAGATTTGGAAGGAAATCCTAGTTTGGAAAGATTATATAATCCCAATGGATCTGTTTCCGCTGTAGAAGGATTATTAAGTGAAGATGGAAAAATTTATGGAAGAATGACTCATCCAGAACGTTATGATCATGGATTATTAAGAAATATACCTAATGTTCATGAACATTCGATTTTTAAAAATGCAATACAATATTTTTTATAAATAAATCATATAATATTATATGAAAGTGGCTATACTTATTGGAAGTGTTTCCGATAAACCAACTATGAAAGCAGCAGCTGAAATACTAAAAAGATTTAATGTAAATTATACATCTTATGTTATTTCCGCACATAGACTGCCTGATATTTTATCAAATATCATAAAAAAAATAGAATCTGAAGGAACAGATTTAATTATTGCAGGAGCTGGGTTATCCGCTCATTTACCTGGAATTATATCTTCGAAAACTATATTACCCGTTATAGGAGTCCCTATTTATCATTGCGATAATGGATTATTAGGAGGAATAGATTCTCTTTTTTCTATGGTGCAAATGCCAAAAGATGTGCCTGTTGCTACAGTAGGAATAAATAATTCTTATAATGCAGCTTTATTGGCTATTCATATTTTGGCTATAAAAAATAAAGATCTCAAAAAATCTTTGCTA from Blattabacterium cuenoti harbors:
- the purE gene encoding 5-(carboxyamino)imidazole ribonucleotide mutase gives rise to the protein MKVAILIGSVSDKPTMKAAAEILKRFNVNYTSYVISAHRLPDILSNIIKKIESEGTDLIIAGAGLSAHLPGIISSKTILPVIGVPIYHCDNGLLGGIDSLFSMVQMPKDVPVATVGINNSYNAALLAIHILAIKNKDLKKSLLKFRMEIRKKLVNEIEQYL